In the genome of Hymenobacter taeanensis, one region contains:
- a CDS encoding sensor histidine kinase — protein sequence MIRKKPLFYLFVLALSVLLALYTRLTMAPSPEEFYLFPDAPLWLFLEALLVVFLLDRLHVRATRQNQASGRANYYFGLLWRGALLFVGGLQLLSAVLMLVGVGQGNFGSWYSAVRSLSSDAFLYLLIGSIYLPFLYQQHAGQVRLELERLAKEATRAKLQALQQHVDPHFLFNNLNILAALIEPGNNDAHAYVKHLAEVYRYLVRTRDQEVVPVAEELAFARDYCQLLRYRFGVAYQFEEDVQATGEQLRTQLVPPGVLQELLTNAVKHNLASRTQSLRICIRVLATEMAVCNEQRPRPQPAVGAGSGLAGLQARLALVAATPVRILATDTTFTVTLPLVAALPMFAHAHPAD from the coding sequence GTGATACGCAAAAAGCCCTTGTTTTACCTGTTTGTCTTGGCCCTGTCAGTGCTGCTGGCGCTCTACACGCGCCTGACCATGGCACCGAGTCCCGAGGAATTTTACTTATTCCCGGATGCGCCGCTCTGGCTGTTCCTGGAGGCCCTGCTGGTGGTATTTTTACTTGACCGGCTGCATGTCCGCGCTACGCGCCAGAACCAAGCCAGTGGCCGGGCCAACTACTATTTTGGCCTGTTGTGGCGTGGCGCTTTATTGTTTGTGGGAGGGTTACAACTGTTGAGCGCGGTACTAATGCTGGTTGGCGTAGGCCAAGGCAACTTTGGGAGCTGGTACTCAGCAGTGCGCAGCTTATCATCTGACGCGTTTCTGTATTTGTTGATCGGAAGTATTTACCTGCCGTTTCTGTATCAGCAGCATGCTGGCCAAGTGCGCCTAGAGCTGGAGCGCCTCGCAAAGGAAGCCACCCGAGCTAAGCTACAGGCCTTGCAGCAGCACGTAGACCCGCACTTTCTTTTTAATAACCTTAACATTCTGGCGGCTCTTATCGAACCAGGCAATAATGATGCTCACGCCTACGTGAAGCACCTGGCTGAAGTGTACCGCTATTTGGTCCGTACCCGCGACCAGGAGGTAGTGCCTGTAGCAGAAGAATTAGCTTTTGCGCGCGACTATTGCCAGTTATTGCGCTACCGGTTTGGCGTGGCCTATCAGTTTGAGGAAGATGTGCAAGCCACCGGCGAGCAGCTCCGCACGCAACTAGTGCCACCCGGCGTGCTGCAGGAATTGCTTACCAATGCCGTGAAGCATAACCTCGCTAGCCGGACCCAGTCTCTGCGTATCTGTATCCGGGTGTTAGCCACCGAAATGGCAGTGTGCAACGAGCAACGCCCCCGGCCGCAGCCGGCCGTGGGTGCAGGCAGCGGCTTGGCAGGCCTGCAGGCACGCCTTGCTCTGGTGGCGGCCACGCCCGTGCGCATACTTGCTACTGATACCACCTTTACCGTGACGTTGCCTCTGGTAGCGGCTTTACCCATGTTTGCACATGCGCATCCTGCTGATTGA
- a CDS encoding LytR/AlgR family response regulator transcription factor, producing the protein MRILLIEDEEPAAAQLRRFLQQYQSAATIVAECQQVSEAVAYLRQYPAPDLILSDIELLDGNVFALFGQVQVTSPIIFITAYDSFLVQAFEQNGIGYVLKPVQYTQFAAALQKYERLRQSLQGAALQQLAAHLAPAPRYKARLVSKTRAGIYLLEVADLAYFQLRNGVTHAVSEQGKAFVLNETLSQLEAVLNPALYFRLNRTEIVQLRVVERFEPYFNDTLVLHLKAPLSGTLTSSSHRTPELRKWLHG; encoded by the coding sequence ATGCGCATCCTGCTGATTGAAGACGAAGAGCCCGCCGCAGCTCAGCTACGCCGGTTCCTGCAGCAATACCAATCGGCGGCAACCATTGTGGCGGAGTGCCAGCAAGTAAGCGAAGCAGTAGCTTACCTGCGCCAGTATCCCGCCCCCGACCTTATTCTCTCCGACATTGAATTGCTGGATGGAAATGTATTCGCGCTGTTTGGTCAGGTGCAGGTTACGAGCCCCATCATATTCATCACCGCCTACGACAGCTTTTTGGTGCAGGCTTTTGAGCAAAACGGCATTGGCTATGTATTGAAGCCCGTGCAGTACACGCAGTTTGCGGCCGCCCTGCAAAAGTATGAGCGGCTCCGGCAATCACTACAGGGCGCAGCGTTGCAGCAGTTAGCGGCACACCTAGCGCCCGCTCCACGCTATAAAGCCCGACTCGTGAGCAAGACCCGCGCGGGAATCTATCTGCTTGAAGTGGCTGATCTGGCGTATTTCCAACTACGTAATGGCGTTACGCATGCCGTAAGTGAGCAGGGCAAGGCATTTGTACTCAACGAGACCCTAAGCCAGCTGGAAGCGGTACTTAACCCCGCCCTGTATTTCCGGCTGAACCGGACCGAAATAGTACAGTTACGCGTTGTTGAGCGGTTTGAACCCTATTTCAACGACACGCTCGTTTTACATCTGAAGGCACCGCTCTCGGGTACTTTAACCAGCAGCTCACACCGTACGCCAGAACTACGCAAGTGGCTGCATGGGTAA
- a CDS encoding cupin domain-containing protein, with product MSEKRYFRQQNPFIVPTTDGKLIEEHIGHASTGTGEYSVAYMIAPPHWSEPHQRPEFDEVTIVVRGRKRFEIDGDIVELGAGESLLIKAGARVRYSNPFEAECEYWSVCVPAFSPATVNREEE from the coding sequence ATGTCTGAGAAGCGTTATTTCCGCCAGCAAAACCCTTTTATAGTTCCCACCACGGATGGCAAGCTCATTGAAGAGCATATTGGACACGCCAGCACCGGCACCGGCGAGTACAGTGTGGCCTACATGATAGCGCCTCCACACTGGAGCGAGCCACACCAGCGCCCGGAGTTTGATGAAGTAACCATTGTGGTGCGGGGTCGCAAGCGGTTTGAGATAGATGGCGATATAGTGGAGCTGGGCGCCGGCGAGTCACTGCTGATTAAAGCAGGTGCGCGGGTGCGCTACTCCAACCCGTTTGAGGCGGAGTGCGAGTACTGGTCTGTCTGCGTGCCGGCCTTTAGCCCTGCTACCGTTAACCGGGAAGAGGAATAA
- a CDS encoding Kazal-type serine protease inhibitor family protein, whose product MKTLLTALALVPLLATCQRPAPTTAATPCIDPAKIKTDAMCTMQYDPVCGCDGKTYGNACQATNAGVTSFTKGPCAGK is encoded by the coding sequence ATGAAAACCCTCCTGACGGCTCTCGCCCTCGTGCCTTTACTGGCTACATGCCAGCGCCCCGCCCCTACCACGGCCGCAACACCCTGCATTGATCCTGCTAAAATCAAGACCGATGCCATGTGTACCATGCAGTACGACCCCGTGTGCGGCTGCGACGGCAAAACTTATGGCAATGCATGCCAGGCCACCAATGCTGGTGTCACAAGCTTTACTAAAGGGCCGTGTGCCGGTAAGTAA
- a CDS encoding CsbD family protein: MSHYEEEDNSGKILLAALAGAGAGIIAGLLMAPDKGKATREKLGATATKYSGQLGDQLSKYGEDLDTRFKGYIEKLEDLGLTGAGSKLKLKGNWDEAKGKLKQQYAQLTDEDLEYAEGQGDELVGRLQNKLGKAKAEVVKMLNDL, from the coding sequence ATGTCGCATTACGAAGAAGAAGACAACTCGGGTAAAATCCTCCTCGCTGCTCTAGCTGGTGCCGGTGCCGGTATCATTGCTGGCCTGCTGATGGCTCCCGATAAAGGCAAAGCTACTCGTGAAAAGCTCGGCGCTACGGCTACTAAGTACAGCGGCCAACTCGGCGACCAGCTTTCTAAGTATGGCGAAGACCTCGATACCCGCTTCAAAGGCTACATCGAGAAGCTAGAAGACCTGGGCCTGACCGGCGCTGGCTCGAAACTGAAGCTAAAAGGCAACTGGGATGAAGCCAAAGGCAAACTGAAGCAGCAGTACGCCCAACTCACCGACGAAGACCTGGAGTACGCCGAAGGTCAGGGCGATGAGCTAGTAGGCCGCCTGCAGAATAAGCTAGGCAAAGCCAAGGCGGAAGTAGTAAAAATGCTGAACGACCTGTAG
- a CDS encoding YtxH domain-containing protein, with product MQDTKGKVILSLLAGATAGIVAGLLLAPETGDETRSGLKKSAAKLTDDLSKLLKSGLASAGNLKSAPGSATSQHQANRSAADDLLSSMDRPSGPSVSDAGFTHDGDSDYDGIGGDARHSPSSSH from the coding sequence ATGCAAGACACGAAAGGAAAAGTAATTCTCTCCCTGCTGGCTGGCGCCACCGCAGGTATTGTGGCGGGTTTGTTGCTGGCGCCCGAAACGGGTGATGAAACGCGTTCAGGCCTGAAAAAGTCGGCTGCTAAACTCACCGACGACTTGAGTAAGCTGCTCAAAAGTGGCCTAGCCAGCGCCGGTAACTTAAAATCAGCCCCTGGCTCTGCCACCAGCCAGCACCAGGCTAACCGCTCAGCGGCCGATGACCTGCTCAGTTCCATGGATAGGCCTAGCGGACCTTCTGTCTCAGATGCCGGTTTCACTCACGATGGCGACTCCGACTATGATGGCATTGGCGGTGATGCCCGGCACTCACCAAGCTCTTCGCATTAA
- the lysS gene encoding lysine--tRNA ligase has protein sequence MQHLSEQELIRRNKLEELQKLGIEPYPSELYEVNFYAQEILDNYHVELNNFQDVSLAGRLMSIRVKGKASFAELQDASGRIQLYINRDEICPGEDKELYNTVFKKLVDLGDFVGVKGHVFKTMVGETSIHVTGFTLLSKSLRPLPVVKERVDEATGEKITYDAFTDPEQRYRQRYVDLVVNPHVRDAFVKRTQLVQAMRNYLNDKGYLEVETPILQPLYGGAAARPFKTHHNTLDMTLYLRIANELYLKRLIVGGFDGVYEFSKDFRNEGMSRFHNPEFTQMELYVAYKDYYWMMDLVEEMVERVALALHGKTEVQVGQNVINFQRPWKRFTMAESIEHFTGFNIDGKSEDELRAAAKELKVGLDPSMGKAKIIDEIFGEHVEPKLIQPTFITDYPVEMSPLAKKHRSKPGLVERFEAICNGKEICNAFSELNDPIDQRARFEEQLELGKRGDTEAMVLDEDFLRALEYGMPPTAGLGIGIDRLSMIMTNSTSIQDVLFFPQMKPEYTKSENAPKPEGEA, from the coding sequence ATGCAGCATCTCAGCGAACAGGAGTTAATTCGTCGCAATAAACTAGAAGAGCTTCAGAAGCTCGGTATCGAGCCTTACCCATCCGAGCTGTACGAGGTAAACTTTTACGCCCAGGAGATCCTCGACAACTACCATGTAGAGCTCAACAACTTCCAGGATGTAAGCCTGGCTGGCCGGCTGATGTCGATTCGGGTGAAGGGAAAAGCTTCCTTCGCAGAGCTGCAGGACGCATCAGGCCGCATTCAGCTCTACATCAACCGTGATGAGATTTGCCCCGGCGAAGACAAGGAGCTGTATAACACTGTATTTAAGAAGCTGGTGGACCTCGGCGACTTTGTGGGGGTAAAAGGCCATGTGTTCAAGACGATGGTGGGTGAAACCTCCATTCACGTTACAGGCTTCACTTTGCTCAGCAAAAGCTTGCGCCCCCTGCCGGTGGTGAAAGAGCGCGTAGACGAGGCTACAGGCGAGAAAATCACCTACGACGCCTTCACTGACCCTGAGCAGCGCTACCGCCAGCGCTACGTTGACTTGGTAGTGAACCCGCACGTGCGCGACGCATTTGTAAAGCGCACGCAGCTGGTGCAGGCCATGCGCAACTACCTCAACGACAAAGGCTACCTGGAAGTAGAAACCCCCATCCTGCAGCCCTTGTACGGTGGGGCCGCCGCGCGCCCCTTCAAAACGCACCACAACACGCTGGACATGACGCTTTACCTGCGCATTGCCAACGAGTTGTACCTAAAGCGCCTGATTGTGGGTGGCTTTGATGGGGTGTACGAGTTCTCGAAGGACTTCCGCAACGAAGGTATGAGCCGGTTTCACAACCCGGAGTTCACGCAGATGGAGCTGTACGTGGCCTACAAAGACTACTACTGGATGATGGATCTGGTGGAAGAAATGGTAGAGCGCGTGGCCTTGGCCTTGCACGGCAAAACCGAGGTGCAGGTGGGTCAGAACGTAATTAACTTCCAACGCCCCTGGAAGCGCTTCACCATGGCCGAATCTATTGAGCACTTTACGGGCTTCAACATTGATGGCAAGAGCGAGGATGAGCTTCGGGCCGCAGCCAAGGAGCTGAAAGTAGGCCTGGACCCCAGCATGGGCAAAGCCAAAATCATCGACGAAATTTTTGGAGAGCATGTGGAGCCCAAGCTGATTCAGCCCACCTTCATTACCGACTACCCAGTGGAAATGTCGCCGCTGGCCAAGAAGCACCGCAGCAAGCCCGGCTTGGTAGAGCGCTTCGAGGCTATTTGCAACGGCAAGGAAATCTGCAACGCTTTCTCGGAGCTGAATGACCCGATTGATCAGCGTGCCCGCTTTGAGGAGCAGCTGGAGCTGGGCAAGCGCGGCGATACGGAGGCTATGGTACTCGACGAGGATTTCCTGCGCGCGCTGGAATATGGTATGCCGCCAACCGCTGGCCTAGGCATTGGCATCGACCGCCTGAGCATGATCATGACCAACTCTACCTCCATTCAGGACGTACTGTTCTTCCCGCAGATGAAGCCGGAGTACACCAAATCAGAAAACGCACCCAAGCCCGAAGGAGAAGCCTAA
- a CDS encoding carboxy terminal-processing peptidase — translation MSSTRIKIGLYASVLLAVFVLASYKLYQRNDARTPQKDEVLIKAMLQGLSAAHYQPEKIDDAFSKRVFDLYLKRLDSSKKFLLQSDVDQLRKYQTDIDNEVLRGTHEFLDLSTQLMGQRVKDVQALYHDILAKPFDFTIEETFETEPDKTTFPANAAAQREEWRKFLKYQTMVRVAEMMDEQTKKKDKPLASTSATPSVATTSEPTRTPEQMEAEARKRVEKYFDDYFRDLQQTDANDRLATYANSIANTYDPHTEYFAPRDKETFDQAMTGRFEGIGASLQEKDGQIKVSDIIPGSASYRQGELKAGDIIMRVAQGAAEPVSIEGMRLDKAVSLIKGKKGTEVRLTVKKPDASTKIISIIRDVVVIEETYAQSATINDGGKKIGYIKLPTFYADFNDSGSRSSANDVKKELEKLKQENVQGVVLDLRFNGGGSLQDAVEMAGLFIESGPIVQVRGGQGAASVYNDKDPRVQYGGPLVLLVNKYSASASEILAAAMQDYKRGVIMGSASTYGKGTVQRIFDLDDAMPAEFNSIKPFGSLKLTTQKFYRINGGSTQFKGVIPDIVLPDAYSYLDQGEKESDYPLKWDEITPARYRAWNNAPAIDKLKQASSARVAASPSFKQLSGMVQRMVKRKDDTKVSLKLASYRAEQQQAKVESDKYEAIQNAAPVMAIAPLAVDLRAQGADTIKVNRASRFTKPLKKDITLREAVAVLKDQI, via the coding sequence ATGTCCTCCACTCGAATTAAAATAGGCCTATATGCCTCGGTGCTGCTGGCAGTATTCGTGCTGGCATCCTATAAGCTGTATCAGCGCAACGACGCCCGCACTCCCCAGAAAGACGAGGTACTGATTAAGGCCATGCTGCAGGGGTTAAGTGCAGCGCATTACCAGCCTGAGAAAATCGACGATGCTTTCTCTAAGCGTGTCTTTGATCTGTATCTCAAGCGCCTTGATTCCAGCAAAAAGTTCTTGCTGCAGTCTGATGTAGATCAACTGCGTAAGTACCAGACCGATATTGATAATGAGGTGCTTCGCGGCACGCACGAGTTCCTGGACCTGAGCACCCAGCTTATGGGCCAGCGGGTGAAAGATGTGCAGGCTCTGTACCATGATATTCTGGCTAAGCCCTTTGACTTTACCATAGAGGAGACGTTTGAGACGGAGCCTGATAAGACTACTTTCCCCGCTAATGCTGCGGCCCAACGTGAGGAGTGGCGCAAGTTTCTGAAATACCAGACCATGGTGCGCGTGGCAGAGATGATGGATGAGCAAACCAAGAAGAAGGATAAGCCATTGGCTTCTACTTCCGCTACTCCTTCTGTTGCTACCACATCCGAGCCTACTCGCACGCCGGAGCAAATGGAGGCTGAGGCTCGCAAGCGCGTAGAAAAGTATTTCGACGACTATTTCCGCGACCTGCAGCAAACGGATGCCAATGACCGGTTGGCTACCTATGCTAACAGCATCGCTAACACCTATGACCCCCACACGGAGTACTTTGCCCCGCGCGACAAAGAAACCTTTGACCAGGCCATGACTGGCCGCTTTGAAGGTATTGGTGCATCCTTGCAGGAGAAGGATGGTCAGATTAAGGTAAGCGACATTATTCCTGGCAGTGCTTCTTACCGCCAGGGTGAACTGAAGGCCGGCGACATTATTATGCGGGTTGCCCAGGGCGCTGCTGAGCCAGTGTCTATTGAGGGTATGCGCCTTGATAAGGCCGTATCACTCATCAAAGGCAAGAAAGGCACCGAAGTACGCCTGACGGTTAAGAAGCCTGATGCCAGCACCAAGATTATCTCCATTATTCGGGATGTGGTGGTGATTGAAGAGACTTATGCTCAGTCGGCTACTATCAATGATGGTGGCAAGAAGATTGGCTACATCAAGCTGCCTACTTTCTATGCTGACTTTAACGACAGCGGTAGCCGCAGTTCGGCTAACGATGTGAAGAAAGAGCTGGAGAAGCTGAAGCAGGAAAACGTGCAGGGTGTGGTGCTTGACCTGCGCTTCAACGGTGGTGGCTCTTTGCAGGATGCCGTAGAAATGGCTGGCCTATTTATTGAAAGCGGCCCCATAGTGCAGGTACGTGGTGGTCAGGGTGCTGCCAGCGTGTATAACGACAAAGACCCTCGTGTGCAGTACGGCGGCCCGCTGGTGCTGCTGGTGAACAAGTACAGCGCTTCTGCTTCTGAAATTCTGGCAGCTGCCATGCAAGACTATAAGCGTGGTGTAATTATGGGCTCAGCCAGCACCTATGGTAAAGGCACTGTGCAGCGCATCTTTGACTTAGATGATGCTATGCCTGCCGAGTTCAACAGCATTAAGCCATTTGGCTCGTTGAAGCTTACAACTCAGAAGTTCTACCGCATCAACGGTGGTTCTACGCAATTCAAAGGTGTCATTCCTGACATTGTACTGCCCGACGCTTATAGCTACCTCGATCAGGGCGAGAAAGAATCTGACTACCCATTGAAGTGGGATGAAATTACGCCAGCTCGTTACCGTGCCTGGAACAATGCTCCGGCTATTGACAAGCTGAAGCAAGCCAGTTCGGCGCGAGTAGCCGCTAGCCCCAGCTTTAAGCAGCTCTCGGGTATGGTGCAGCGGATGGTAAAGCGTAAGGATGATACCAAAGTATCATTGAAGCTCGCTTCTTACAGGGCTGAGCAGCAGCAGGCCAAAGTAGAATCGGACAAGTACGAGGCTATTCAGAACGCTGCGCCAGTAATGGCTATTGCTCCGCTGGCAGTTGACCTGCGTGCTCAGGGCGCTGACACCATCAAGGTAAACCGTGCATCACGCTTCACTAAGCCTCTGAAGAAAGACATCACGCTACGTGAAGCAGTAGCAGTCTTGAAAGACCAGATCTAA
- a CDS encoding proline dehydrogenase family protein, whose translation MSVIHAPQLSFDDTAVAFAAKSDGELRKMYALFAAMNNNSLVKTGGGLMKTALKWSLPGTKFLIKNSIFGQFCGGETIEECLPVIQELGRYNIGTILDYSVEGEGSDKSFDATTTEILATLDMAHRSQHIPFSVFKVTGLADSKILEKVQAGVALSAVEQASFERSKKRINAICARAHQYGVRVFVDAEESWFQETIDQLTYEMMQRYNHESAIVWNTYQLYRQDRLDAIKTAYEAAVKGGYFLGGKLVRGAYMEKEARIAQQQGRNNPINPTKQATDDLYNESLRFCVQHADHISICAGTHNEASSLLLTQLMQENGLQPNDQRIWFAQLYGMSDNLTYNLANAGYNTAKYVPYGPVEAVMPYLLRRADENTAIAGQTSREFLLIQKEMNRRKSRK comes from the coding sequence ATGTCTGTAATCCATGCCCCGCAGTTATCCTTTGACGATACTGCTGTTGCCTTTGCTGCCAAGTCTGATGGCGAACTGCGTAAAATGTATGCGCTCTTTGCAGCCATGAATAACAACTCCCTGGTTAAAACCGGCGGGGGACTGATGAAAACGGCGTTAAAGTGGAGCCTGCCCGGCACCAAGTTCTTGATTAAGAACTCCATATTTGGTCAGTTTTGTGGCGGCGAGACCATTGAGGAATGCTTACCCGTAATTCAGGAGCTAGGCCGGTATAACATTGGCACCATCCTCGACTACTCCGTGGAAGGCGAAGGCAGCGACAAGAGCTTCGATGCTACCACTACCGAGATTTTAGCTACGCTGGACATGGCTCACCGTTCCCAGCACATTCCGTTCTCGGTATTCAAGGTAACTGGCCTAGCCGACAGCAAAATTCTGGAGAAGGTGCAGGCAGGCGTTGCCCTTTCTGCAGTAGAACAAGCCAGCTTTGAGCGGAGCAAGAAACGCATAAATGCCATTTGTGCTCGGGCCCACCAGTATGGCGTGCGGGTGTTTGTAGACGCGGAAGAAAGCTGGTTTCAGGAAACGATTGACCAGCTCACGTATGAGATGATGCAGCGTTACAACCATGAGTCAGCCATTGTTTGGAACACGTATCAGCTTTACCGCCAAGACCGGCTTGATGCTATCAAGACTGCGTATGAAGCAGCTGTAAAAGGCGGCTATTTTTTAGGCGGCAAGCTTGTACGCGGCGCTTACATGGAAAAGGAAGCGCGCATAGCGCAGCAGCAGGGCCGCAACAACCCCATCAACCCTACCAAGCAAGCCACCGATGACTTGTACAATGAGTCGTTGCGGTTTTGCGTGCAGCACGCTGACCACATCAGTATTTGTGCCGGCACGCATAATGAGGCTAGTTCTTTGCTGCTCACGCAGCTTATGCAAGAGAATGGCCTACAGCCCAACGACCAGCGAATTTGGTTTGCTCAGCTCTATGGCATGAGCGACAACCTCACCTATAACTTGGCAAATGCTGGCTATAATACGGCTAAATATGTGCCTTACGGCCCCGTAGAGGCAGTTATGCCGTACCTGCTGCGGCGGGCCGATGAGAACACGGCTATTGCCGGCCAAACGAGCCGGGAGTTCTTGCTTATTCAAAAAGAAATGAACCGCCGGAAGAGCCGGAAGTGA
- the aroB gene encoding 3-dehydroquinate synthase: MNNTLFIGPDALPALAEMVRRPAVSQVWVLADSNTARQCYPLLQPHLPAEHTLIEIPAGEEYKTLATCETVWNQLTEQRADRYALLLNLGGGVVTDLGGFCAALYKRGIRFVQVPTTLLAQVDASVGGKTGVDFLGFKNHLGVFQEPAAVCIEPRFLETLDPRQLKSGYAEVVKHWLIADATAFAEHRQQGMFVEDWTPIIRESVALKQRIVEQDPLEGGLRKILNFGHTVGHALESYLLLQPGREILHGEAVAAGMVCEAWLSHHKGLLSSEELDKVETFLFSIYDKAQFVTLETDAIADLARQDKKNAGSVINCTLLKAIGQAVYDQPVTVTEIAESLRYYHRL; encoded by the coding sequence TTGAATAATACTCTTTTTATTGGCCCAGATGCGCTACCCGCTTTAGCAGAAATGGTGCGGAGGCCCGCTGTAAGCCAAGTGTGGGTATTGGCTGACTCTAACACGGCTCGCCAGTGCTACCCCTTGCTGCAGCCCCACCTGCCGGCTGAGCACACCCTGATTGAAATACCGGCGGGGGAGGAGTACAAAACGCTGGCTACTTGTGAAACCGTATGGAACCAGCTAACGGAGCAGCGAGCCGACCGGTACGCGCTGCTGCTGAACCTGGGCGGGGGAGTAGTTACCGATTTGGGTGGGTTTTGTGCGGCGCTCTACAAGCGGGGCATTCGGTTTGTACAAGTGCCCACCACACTGCTAGCACAGGTAGACGCCAGTGTAGGTGGTAAAACCGGAGTAGATTTTCTGGGCTTTAAAAACCACTTGGGCGTATTTCAAGAACCTGCGGCCGTGTGCATTGAGCCGCGTTTTCTGGAAACCCTTGATCCGCGCCAGCTAAAATCTGGCTATGCAGAAGTGGTAAAGCACTGGCTTATTGCCGATGCCACAGCTTTTGCCGAGCATCGGCAGCAAGGTATGTTTGTAGAAGACTGGACTCCCATTATTCGGGAGTCGGTGGCCCTCAAGCAGCGCATTGTAGAGCAAGATCCCCTGGAGGGTGGCCTACGCAAGATTTTGAACTTCGGGCATACCGTGGGCCACGCCCTTGAGAGCTACCTCCTACTACAGCCGGGGCGCGAGATTCTGCACGGCGAAGCGGTAGCAGCCGGCATGGTGTGCGAGGCCTGGCTCAGCCACCACAAAGGCCTGCTCAGCTCTGAAGAGCTAGACAAAGTAGAAACCTTTCTGTTTTCAATTTACGACAAGGCGCAGTTCGTGACGCTTGAAACAGATGCTATTGCGGATCTGGCCCGGCAAGACAAGAAAAACGCGGGCTCCGTCATTAACTGCACACTGCTAAAGGCCATTGGGCAGGCCGTGTATGACCAGCCAGTGACCGTGACGGAAATTGCCGAGTCGTTGCGTTACTACCACCGGCTATAA
- a CDS encoding 3-phosphoshikimate 1-carboxyvinyltransferase has protein sequence MRCVAALLRAVTTSAINTSISLSWAGEPLRGTAQLPASKSESNRALIIRALAGGGQLDNLSDANDTQLMQRLLANPEATAFDAEDAGTVMRFLTAYLAMTGRQTELTGTARMKERPIGILVDALQELGARIEYLGQAGYPPLRLLGRTPQPATDEFTELTVRGDISSQYISALLMVGPMLASGLRIWLTGKVGSRPYIRMTQALMQHFGAQCRDLGEVLEVRPQAYQPTDYTVEGDWSAASYWYALVALAPAGSHITLPDLRRHSWQGDQAIVDIMAKLGVNTEFLAGESVRLTQTGNTEEFTQDFTDCPDLAQTVAVVAAALGVPVVMTGLESLRIKETDRIVALQQELAKFGGALTDEGEGRFRASSEGFQVSGQSVATYHDHRMAMAFAPLAMRGPLTIEAPQVVRKSYPQFWAELEKAGFSV, from the coding sequence ATGAGGTGCGTAGCTGCACTGCTGCGCGCCGTAACTACTAGTGCCATTAACACTTCAATTTCTCTTTCCTGGGCCGGTGAGCCACTCCGCGGAACGGCTCAACTGCCCGCTTCCAAGAGCGAAAGCAACCGCGCCCTAATAATTCGGGCGCTGGCGGGCGGTGGACAGCTCGATAACCTTTCCGACGCCAATGATACCCAACTCATGCAGCGGCTGCTGGCAAACCCAGAGGCTACCGCCTTTGATGCCGAGGACGCCGGCACCGTTATGCGCTTCTTAACCGCTTATCTGGCCATGACGGGCCGCCAAACGGAGCTTACCGGCACTGCCCGCATGAAGGAGCGGCCAATTGGTATTCTGGTTGACGCCTTACAGGAACTAGGTGCCCGCATTGAGTACCTGGGCCAGGCAGGCTACCCACCTCTGCGGCTACTCGGGCGCACGCCTCAGCCCGCCACCGATGAGTTTACGGAGCTTACCGTGCGCGGTGATATCAGCAGCCAGTACATTTCAGCTCTCCTGATGGTGGGGCCCATGCTGGCCAGTGGCCTACGCATCTGGCTAACGGGTAAAGTTGGCTCCCGTCCCTACATCCGGATGACGCAGGCGCTCATGCAGCATTTTGGGGCGCAGTGCCGTGACCTGGGTGAGGTGCTGGAAGTGCGCCCGCAGGCTTATCAGCCCACCGACTACACAGTGGAAGGTGACTGGTCGGCGGCCAGCTACTGGTACGCTTTGGTGGCTCTGGCTCCGGCTGGCTCCCATATTACGCTCCCTGATCTGCGCCGCCACTCCTGGCAGGGCGACCAAGCCATTGTGGACATTATGGCCAAGCTTGGCGTAAACACAGAATTCCTGGCTGGCGAATCAGTACGGCTAACCCAGACTGGAAACACCGAAGAGTTTACCCAGGACTTTACCGATTGCCCTGACCTGGCCCAAACTGTGGCCGTAGTGGCTGCCGCCCTAGGGGTGCCCGTAGTCATGACTGGCCTGGAGAGCTTGCGCATTAAGGAAACTGATCGAATTGTGGCCTTGCAACAGGAATTAGCCAAGTTCGGGGGGGCTCTCACCGATGAAGGGGAAGGGCGGTTCCGGGCTTCATCTGAGGGTTTCCAGGTATCGGGCCAGTCAGTGGCCACCTACCACGACCACCGCATGGCTATGGCCTTTGCGCCCCTGGCTATGCGAGGCCCATTGACAATTGAAGCACCCCAAGTGGTGCGCAAATCTTATCCGCAGTTCTGGGCTGAGCTTGAGAAAGCGGGCTTCAGCGTGTAA